A region of Anolis sagrei isolate rAnoSag1 chromosome 2, rAnoSag1.mat, whole genome shotgun sequence DNA encodes the following proteins:
- the LOC132767995 gene encoding maestro heat-like repeat-containing protein family member 1, giving the protein MGLKELLVGVTAGLQSPHNNITLEFLDLAGRLEPLLQEEDRGPAKVHLAAVYRLLFHHEAAKIRKAALECFKHLLWRPEDPNQERQTIHGLLAVLVHVEDEDEEVAKAARETLREAAQVLGWHLEESVLARDTFSLQELLHKICKRLIQHCSSRWELEEKVYGFLLFFKSQHPSAKKAAAMLLGHLLHKIGSIATQSNVCTFEAWLIFLLADHDPEVRRVGWETKAILARTSALHSRHGLQAALRRLVAASRRQRYPPEYAKDPPT; this is encoded by the exons ATGGGCCTTAAGGAGCTCCTGGTCGGGGTCACTGCGGGGCTGCAATCCCCCCACAACAACATCACCTTGGAGTTCCTGGACCTGGCTGGCCGGCTGGAGCCCTTGCTTCAGGAAGAAGACCGGGGCCCCGCGAAGGTTCACCTGGCTGCCGTCTACCGCCTTCTCTTCCACCAT GAGGCGGCCAAGATCCGGAAGGCAGCCCTGGAATGCTTCAAGCATCTTCTCTGGCGCCCAGAAGATCCCAATCAGGAGCGCCAGACCATCCATGGCCTCCTGGCGGTGCTGGTGCACGTCGAAGATGAGGATGAGGAGGTTGCCAAG GCTGCGAGGGAGACCCTCCGGGAGGCGGCGCAGGTCCTCGGATGGCACCTGGAGGAGAGCGTTCTGGCGCGGGACACCTTCAGCCTGCAGGAGCTGCTGCACAAGATCTGCAAGCGCCTG ATCCAGCACTGCAGCTCCAGGTGGGAGTTGGAGGAGAAGGTGTATGGCTTCCTGCTTTTCTTTAAGAGCCAACATCCATCAGCAAAGAaggcggcagccatgttgctgg gtCACCTGCTTCACAAGATCGGCAGCATCGCGACCCAGAGTAACGTCTGCACCTTCGAGGCCT gGCTGATCTTCCTCCTTGCCGACCATGACCCTGAAGTCAGGCGAGttggctgggagaccaaggccatcCTCGCCAGGACCTCCGCCCTCCACTCCCGGCACGGACTGCAAGCTGCACTTCGGCGCTTGGTGGCGGCCAGCAGGCGACAGAGGTACCCCCCAGAATACGCCAAGGACCCACCCACCTGA